In Methanobrevibacter sp., the sequence CCCTTTTGGAGCAGACAAATAATTAATGCTTACTTGTTGCGCCACTGTTAACTGGTGAATCTGATTAGATAAAACTGCAAAAGCAAAGTCGGCCAGTGTGAAAATTACACCACCCATTACTCCCCCATAAGCATTTCTATGAACATCTGTTAAAGTTAAAGAACAAATAGCTTTCTCTTCAGTCAATTCGTCTAATGTGATTCCGGTGCCTACTGCAAATTCGTCTTTATAAAAAAATTCTCTTGCCTCTTCTAGTGAATTAAAATTTCCCACATTTAATACCTCCTTATAATAATTGGTAATAATATTAAATAAAATATTGCCCAAAATATTAGTAAGGAGAAAAATTATGTCAGAATTAACATTTAAAGTAGCCCAAAGAGAAGATTCCGGATTAATTCTAGAATATATCAAAAAACTTGCCGAATATGAAAAAAGATCAGATGAAGTTATTGCCACTGAAAAATCTATTGAAAAATGGATATTTGATGAAAAACAGGCAGAAGTAATATTTGCACTTGAAGACAGTGAACCTGTCGGATTTGCACTGTTCTTCCTAAGCTTTTCAACATATATTGGAAATGTCAACATGCATTTAGAGGATTTGTTTGTAGACCCTGTGCATCGCGGAAAAGGTTATGGTAAAGCATTGCTAAAAGAACTTGGAAAAATTGTGCTCGAGAGAAATTACGGCAGATTTGAATGGACATGTCTTTCATGGAACCAGCCAAGCATTGATTTTTACCTCTCCATTGGTGCAGAACAGAAAGATTGGAACGTTTTCCACTTTACCGGCGATGCATTAAAAGAATTTGTAAATGAATAATTATTATTCATTTCTACTCATTTTTAGTAAATCTTCACGTTTAACCTGATAAATCAAACAGGCGTTTTTCAAAAAATTTTAAATAATTATAAATGGCGTTTACAGATAAAATCACCATATCCTGTTTTAACCTTTTATAGATTTTATTGGCTGAAAACGGCTGGCTGATATTATGCATTACAAATCTCATTCTCACTAACAAATCAATATTTTTAACATTATTTCAACCTTGTAGAAACCATGTCAAAATTTGAGTGAATATCGTTATTTTCCTTATTTTTGTTAAATAATTGATTTTTATCCGTTGTTTTTAATTTTGATATGTTTTTATTGTTTTTATTTTACACTTGAATTTTTACTTTCGCAAAAAAATTTTTCGTAAATACTTGGATTTGTGTTTAAAGCAATTTTGTTGATTTAATTTCATTACACTTGAAATTTTACTTCCTATTCTTTGAAAAAACAAATAATAATTAATGAATAGTAGAATGAATAATAATTATTAATATATACCTCCAAATAAAATATTCTCCATATTACTATTTGACTTCTAGACATTGAAACCTTTTGGATTTAAAATTAATGGGA encodes:
- a CDS encoding PaaI family thioesterase is translated as MGNFNSLEEAREFFYKDEFAVGTGITLDELTEEKAICSLTLTDVHRNAYGGVMGGVIFTLADFAFAVLSNQIHQLTVAQQVSINYLSAPKGDKLIAEATCRKSGRTSSVIIVNICDDVGRDVAQFVGTGFKL
- a CDS encoding GNAT family N-acetyltransferase, with translation MSELTFKVAQREDSGLILEYIKKLAEYEKRSDEVIATEKSIEKWIFDEKQAEVIFALEDSEPVGFALFFLSFSTYIGNVNMHLEDLFVDPVHRGKGYGKALLKELGKIVLERNYGRFEWTCLSWNQPSIDFYLSIGAEQKDWNVFHFTGDALKEFVNE